The following coding sequences are from one Plasmodium knowlesi strain H genome assembly, chromosome: 9 window:
- a CDS encoding mitochondrial import inner membrane translocase subunit TIM44, putative yields the protein MRSILNSVFVVNQNVGKNAKCRRFISGSSKVKSIFDRKYVFKGTNYFLWSDVRNAQRGAVHLTGENKKFFSTFMKNVIDQVKKDMKENKQYQEALKELKEKTEIDHKAVKLKKKIRENINLLKHIKEKNEEAVKLVCNDVNNFIHYCFENYTIFRFSKNASVKFFLILQKFLLCTSNKLTELADKWNEKNNAFVKLDKWRQEMAIRRYKKSAHAGSNVDENTDKSNDLGTGEKGDHPNQSNTESAKRAKNSGEHAEEVMEEEKAGSSELVLAQESAWDKFGSKLKDMPFLNNFFENPILGKLFGETELAAALREMKMYDQNFKLSELMYLFEFVISKHIVESYLIGDEETLRVHCGQSAFNSLNASINERKKKKVYLDTNVLIYKNHELKGAQRMEESSPWFIFTFHTQQINCLKNANDEIIEGNIDDIREVVYTIALSKHPEPEREGLLYPYIVREFAIIGNTPSW from the exons ATGAGGAGCATTCTAAATAGCGTGTTCGTTGTGAACCAGAACGTTGGCAAGAACGCAAAATGTAGGAGATTCATTTCGGGCTCATCTAAGGTGAAAAGTATTTTCGACAGAAAGTATGTATTCAAGGGTACGAACTACTTCCTCTGGAGTGACGTGCGAAACGCACAACGGGGGGCTGTCCATCTCACAGGGGAAAACAAGAAATTCTTTTCAACCTTTATGAAGAATGTTATCGATCAG GTCAAAAAAGacatgaaggaaaacaagCAGTACCAAGAGGCCCTGAAGGagctgaaggaaaaaacggaaataGACCACAAAGCAgtgaaactgaaaaaaaaaattcgagaAAACATAAATCTCCTAAAacacataaaggaaaaaaatgaagaagcagTGAAGCTTGTCTGCAACGATGTCAACAACTTTATTCATTATTGTTTTGAAAATTACACGATTTTTagattttccaaaaatgcCAGTGTGAAGTTTTTTCTGATTCTGCAAAAGTTCCTCTTGTGCACAAGCAACAAGTTAACAGAACTGGCAGACAAATGGAACGAGAAAAACAATGCCTTTGTGAAGTTGGACAAGTGGAGGCAAGAAATGGCCATCAGACGATACAAGAAGAGTGCTCATGCGGGGAGTAATGTGGACGAGAATACGGACAAGAGTAATGACCTGGGAACGGGGGAAAAGGGAGACCATCCCAATCAGTCCAACACGGAAAGTGCAAAGAGAGCAAAGAATTCTGGAGAACACGCGGAGGAGGtgatggaggaagaaaaagcagGGAGCAGCGAATTGGTTCTGGCACAGGAATCTGCATGGGATAAGTTTGGAAGCAAACTGAAAGATATGCCATTTTTAAACAACTTTTTTGAAAATCCCATTTTAGGCAAATTATTTGGGGAAACAGAATTAGCCGCCGCATTGAGGGAGATGAAAATGTACGACCAGAATTTTAAGTTATCTGAATTGATGTACTTGTTTGAGTTTGTTATTTCTAAACACATCGTGGAGTCTTATCTAATAGGTGATGAAGAGACACTGCGGGTGCATTGTGGGCAATCAGCTTTTAATTCTCTAAACGCAAGCATAAatgagaggaagaagaagaaagtgtACTTGGATACGAATGTACTGATATACAAGAATCACGAGCTAAAGGGGGCCCAGAGAATGGAAGAAAGTTCCCCGTGGTTCATCTTTACGTTCCACACGCAACAAATAAATTGCCTGAAGAATGCGAATGATGAAATAATTGAGGGGAACATTGATGACATTCGTGAAGTGGTTTACACCATCGCTCTGTCCAAGCACCCCGAACCGGAGAGGGAGGGCCTGCTTTACCCCTACATTGTGCGCGAGTTCGCCATCATTGGGAACACCCCTTCGTGGTGA
- a CDS encoding small nuclear ribonucleoprotein Sm D1, putative, producing MKLVTFLMKLTNENVTIELKNGTLVTGIITGVDIRMNTHMKNVKVVIKNRNVGEYNVNTKQFLSLDHVTIRGNNIRYFILSDSLPLDTLLVDDTPKQKISKDKGYASKDKVKVGGKGRGRGRKIMKR from the coding sequence ATGAAGCTGGTTACCTTCTTAATGAAATTAACAAACGAAAATGTCACTATCGAGCTAAAGAACGGGACCCTTGTAACGGGGATCATAACGGGGGTTGACATCAGAATGAATACACACATGAAGAACGTTAAAGTCGTAATTAAAAACAGGAATGTCGGTGAATATAATGTTAATACGAAGCAGTTTTTATCGCTAGACCACGTAACGATCAGGGGGAATAACATACGGTACTTTATTCTCTCCGACAGTCTCCCTCTGGACACGTTGCTGGTGGACGATACGCCAAAACAGAAAATATCCAAGGACAAGGGCTATGCAAGCAAAGACAAGGTGAAGGTCGGGGGAAAGGGCAGGGGACGCGGtcgaaaaattatgaaaaggtAG
- a CDS encoding DNA-directed RNA polymerase, putative, with the protein MKLKALSSNFIPRFAQLCKKNTALYVRIANRQTAQLWNTKAFISSKVVVSREDDSVSIRPLSGNNKNVTFGNDSTQFVGEQSPQVDSQTHYSVLEETSPLRPDGETKNLDEQALNELHDLIRSIQKLDERKKQQIVNYINTLNKKYLQNVEGDIVTFFENLDQYMAANGLLMCDLGGEEILSHIEGVHINFGNDCTVGSGTEGSGTEGSGIEGSGTDVNSLFDVNFIRKAKKELYGEHIYPIIQDTSEKRFTRKGPPEEDIVSVRRQMLIERSSYQKAIEEAEEFVSNLHDLKKITEIRGLCKIYLNWVNELERRIATYRQRQRHQGGSCSNDEGNTARRTTSAASLSDIGRRGLPEQVEDKLLAIITVKWTIQYTFNPHKKKYANSIITQSKNFEQGYAYQSLFTHIAIKIGQEINNEMNFQELEKNNLLYRYVKRNKSNASFSHFQKYRILCDIRKKLQGGRQRGEEVIAAEATPTATTTDTVGSAEGGSPEVNPQDDFYLVQWNSQKKAAVGGLLLKMLMDCAKMDVDLSIAKEEHRNEYRYYLLLHKMAKGNGENLHADCKYEKELKYEKYYEEESNSLDFVILDRGKGRGVEEAAERGKKRRKKERKERKNEKEGMKEREKGMGNERDNKDGKGGQKDGKGGQKDGEGGHKDGEGDGEETPGKTARTRENNFCKRQKEKLKNKQIILYRSRRDPNKIELPVFIHSYIWNNGSWYGVIHMRECCANYLLNNAINSHIPLNHLPMISKPKKWTHAEGGMILLKNNFIRCNVKPLFNIDVCNLERIKNIVSQIGNVRWKINEEILNLIEYAYAQGITIGNIPRKQNYDLPNGPSDMGRKDVEDIKKYYLLKEEISRLNKCLISERPTFLQKIAVAKTLKNCEMIYFPHNIDFRGRMYPLSPHLHHMSDDICRSLITFHDKEEIGPRGLFWLKIHLSNNFGKDKLNFEERIKWVDDNLDNIKKLSENPFEHLDFWNMAEKPWQALSVSMDLTRALECPDPSKYRSNIPIQQDGTCNGLQHYAALGRDYDGGKAVNIIPSDEPQDIYTVVLEIVKSKISADLDGTATPTTMGPTNSTSGSINSINSGNGGNAAMSTPACRGELAKYCFKYDLLKRKVVKQTIMTICYGVTSVGAKDQVKGKIQNMISKVLDKNIINQLSQYIANYIFESISEIFKRAMIIKKWFNNLSKVTNELNIPVTWLSPIGLPCEQPYRLGQRILVNTPLQSVSVISYKNSLLHKNKQRLGFPPNFVHSLDASHLMMTAEKMILENNFSFAAVHDSYWAHACNVDLMNKFIRDSFVTLYNEPILQNLYQSYQMRLGKYASRIPAPPEQGHLDVSLVRNSRYFFS; encoded by the coding sequence ATGAAATTGAAGGCACTCTCGTCAAACTTTATCCCCCGCTTCGCACAGTTatgtaaaaagaacaccGCCCTTTATGTAAGAATCGCAAACAGACAGACCGCGCAGCTTTGGAACACCAAGGCATTTATATCCTCGAAGGTAGTTGTATCGAGGGAGGACGACTCTGTTTCGATTAGGCCACTTAGCGGGaataacaaaaatgtaaCCTTTGGTAATGATTCTACACAGTTTGTGGGTGAGCAGTCACCCCAAGTGGATTCACAAACGCACTACTCAGTCCTTGAGGAAACCTCCCCATTGCGACCCGATGGGGAGACGAAGAACCTAGACGAACAGGCCCTGAATGAGTTGCACGACTTAATAAGGTCGATACAAAAACTGgacgaaaggaagaaacaacAGATTGTAAATTATATAAACAcgttaaataaaaagtatcTACAAAATGTAGAAGGAGATATAGTGACTTTCTTTGAAAACCTGGACCAGTACATGGCAGCCAATGGTCTCCTCATGTGTGATCTTGGGGGCGAAGAAATTCTCAGTCATATAGAGGGAGTGCATATCAATTTTGGCAATGACTGCACCGTGGGGTCAGGCACCGAGGGGTCAGGCACCGAGGGGTCAGGCATCGAGGGGTCAGGCACCGACGTGAACAGCCTCTTCGATGTGAATTTTATCAGAAAGgcgaaaaaggaattgtACGGAGAGCACATATACCCCATTATCCAGGATACAAGTGAAAAACGCTTTACGCGGAAGGGCCCTCCCGAGGAGGATATTGTGAGCGTGCGCAGGCAAATGCTGATAGAGCGGTCGTCTTATCAGAAAGCCATCGAGGAGGCGGAGGAGTTCGTTTCGAATCTGCACGACTTGAAGAAGATAACGGAAATACGGGGGCTCTGTAAAATATACTTGAATTGGGTTAACGAACTTGAAAGAAGAATTGCAACGTACAGACAAAGGCAACGACATCAAGGAGGATCATGTAGTAACGATGAAGGTAATACTGCTAGAAGGACCACGAGTGCAGCCTCCTTAAGTGATATTGGTCGGAGAGGGCTACCAGAACAAGTGGAGGATAAACTGCTAGCCATCATTACCGTGAAATGGACCATTCAGTATACATTCAAtccacacaaaaaaaaatatgccaacAGTATCATCACGCAATCGAAAAACTTCGAGCAGGGGTACGCATACCAGTCACTCTTTACGCACATCGCTATTAAGATCGGCCAAGAAATCAACAACGAGATGAATTTCCAAGAACTAGAGAAGAACAATCTGCTCTACCGCTACGTCAAGAGGAACAAATCTAACGCAtccttttctcattttcagaAATACAGAATACTTTGCGACATCAGGAAGAAGCTCCAAGGTGGGCGCCAAAGGGGTGAGGAAGTTATCGCAGCGGAAGCTACTCCAACGGCTACTACAACAGACACTGTAGGATCTGCCGAAGGAGGCTCCCCCGAGGTTAACCCCCAGGACGATTTCTATCTGGTCCAATGGAATTCGCAGAAGAAGGCCGCAGTTGGTGGGCTTCTCCTGAAAATGCTTATGGACTGCGCGAAGATGGATGTAGACCTGAGCATCGCCAAGGAGGAACACCGGAATGAGTACAGGTACTACCTCCTCCTCCATAAGATGGCCAAGGGAAACGGAGAAAATCTACACGCCGATTGTAAATATGAGAAAGAGCTGAAATATGAGAAGTACTATGAGGAAGAGTCCAACTCCTTAGATTTTGTCATCCTGGATCGAGGCAAGGGAAGGGGTGTCGAGGAGGCGGccgaaaggggaaaaaaaagaaggaagaaagaaagaaaagaaaggaagaatgagaaggaaggaatgaaagaaagggagaaaggaatGGGAAATGAGAGAGATAATAAGGATGGTAAAGGTGGTCAGAAGGATGGTAAAGGTGGTCAGAAGGATGGCGAAGGTGGTCACAAGGATGGCGAAGGTGATGGAGAGGAGACTCCGGGGAAAACCGCTCGAACGCGCGAAAACAACTTCTGCAAACgacagaaggagaagttaAAGAACAAGCAGATAATTCTGTACCGATCGAGGAGGGACCCCAACAAGATAGAGCTCCCAGTTTTTATCCACTCGTATATCTGGAATAATGGTAGTTGGTATGGAGTCATACACATGCGGGAGTGTTGTGCGAATTACCTTCTTAACAATGCCATAAACTCTCATATCCCTCTGAACCATTTACCAATGATAAGCAAGCCGAAAAAGTGGACACACGCCGAAGGAGGAATGATCCTGTTGAAGAACAATTTCATCCGTTGCAATGTCAAGCCTCTATTCAACATAGACGTGTGTAACCTCGAGCGTATTAAAAACATAGTGTCCCAAATAGGAAATGTTcgatggaaaataaatgaagaaattttaaactTGATAGAATATGCATACGCGCAGGGGATTACCATTGGAAACATACCGCGTAAACAGAATTACGATCTCCCCAATGGACCCTCGGATATGGGGAGGAAGGATGTAGAAGATATTAAAAAGTATTATTtgttaaaggaggaaattagCAGACTGAATAAATGTTTAATCAGTGAGCGACccacatttttacaaaaaatagcAGTGGCAAAGACATTAAAAAACTGTGAGATGATTTATTTCCCTCATAATATTGATTTCCGTGGAAGAATGTATCCTCTCTCTCCACACCTCCACCATATGAGCGATGACATTTGCCGAAGTTTGATTACTTTCCATgacaaagaagaaattggCCCTAGGGGATTGTTCTGGCTTAAAATACACTTATCCAACAACTTTGGGAAAGACAAACTGAATTTCGAGGAAAGGATCAAATGGGTGGATGATAATTTAGATAATATAAAGAAGCTTAGTGAAAATCCTTTTGAACATTTGGATTTTTGGAACATGGCAGAGAAACCTTGGCAAGCTCTGTCCGTTTCGATGGATCTCACGAGAGCGTTGGAATGTCCTGATCCATCCAAGTATAGGAGTAACATTCCAATACAACAGGATGGCACTTGCAATGGGCTGCAGCATTATGCAGCCCTGGGAAGGGATTACGATGGGGGGAAGGCGGTAAACATCATTCCGTCGGATGAACCGCAAGATATCTACACCGTTGTGTTGGAAATTGTGAAGAGTAAAATTAGCGCCGATTTGGACGGAACGGCAACTCCTACCACCATGGGGCCAACTAATAGCACTAGCGGTAGCATCAATAGTATCAACAGTGGTAATGGTGGCAATGCAGCTATGTCTACCCCAGCTTGCCGAGGAGAACTGGCCAAGTACTGCTTCAAGTACGACCTGCTGAAAAGGAAAGTCGTAAAGCAAACCATCATGACCATCTGTTATGGAGTCACCTCAGTAGGAGCCAAGGATCAAGTCAAAGGGAAAATCCAAAACATGATTAGCAAGGTTCTCGACAAAAATATCATTAACCAGTTGTCCCAATATATAGCCAATTATATCTTTGAGTCCATCAGCgaaattttcaaaagagcaatgataataaaaaaatggtttaATAACTTGTCTAAAGTTACAAACGAACTGAACATTCCCGTCACGTGGTTGTCTCCAATTGGTCTTCCATGTGAACAGCCATACAGATTAGGTCAAAGAATTTTAGTGAACACTCCTCTCCAGTCAGTCAGTGTCATCTCCTATAAAAATAGCTTGCTCCATAAAAACAAACAGAGACTTGGATTCCCTCCAAACTTTGTTCATTCATTGGACGCTTCTCACCTTATGATGACAGCCGAAAAAATGATCCTCGAAAATAACTTCAGTTTTGCCGCTGTGCATGATTCCTACTGGGCTCACGCATGCAACGTAGATTtaatgaacaaatttattaGAGATTCTTTTGTCACCTTGTACAATGAACCCATATTACAGAACCTTTACCAGAGCTACCAGATGCGCTTGGGGAAATATGCATCTAGAATTCCAGCCCCCCCGGAACAGGGCCACCTAGACGTATCCCTCGTTCGGAACAGTCGCTACTTTTTTAGTTGA
- a CDS encoding 60S ribosomal protein L35, putative, translated as MSNIKAFQLRPLKKKELLDKLDDYKKELSGLRISKAIGNSAKNSKICSVRKNIARVLTVYNQKRKMELRKKYKNKKFKPYNLRKKLTKAKRLELTPKQKAAVTLRTQKKLQNFPKRKYLLVQKA; from the exons atg AGTAACATTAAAGCGTTTCAATTGAGACCCCTCAAGAAGAAGGAGCTCCTAGATAAGTTGGATGATTACAAGAAGGAGCTAAGTGGCCTACGCATCAGCAAAGCCATAGGAAACTCAGCGAAGAACTCCAAAATATGCAGTGTTAGAAAGA ACATCGCTCGTGTCCTGACGGTCTACAaccagaaaagaaaaatggaactgagaaaaaaatacaaaaataaaaaattcaagcCTTACAActtgaggaagaaattaacgAAAGCCAAGAGACTGGAGTTAACCCCCAAGCAGAAGGCCGCCGTGACATTAAG AACGCAAAAGAAATTACAGAACTTCCCGAAGAGAAAGTACCTCCTAGTCCAAAAAGCATAA
- a CDS encoding kelch domain-containing protein, putative, protein MKSSNKFLNVKKEDSYLAKFTHGTIIFADNLFKKIAKPFTHGGWSALEEYADDDNVEAISFCSEVLPFYYKSELIHMGDVFNIRFGHACIFYKNDIYIYGGNQLSESFNSRLVKFNTETQIFSFVEERTPPQSRYYATLDLVHSSALSEQCLFLFGGKRGSYITNDTYMFNLSNNTWEHIKVQFSPPPVFGHVSFKYKNIIFIHGGSMGNLKMNNDIWCYFEEEKKWMKIMSKEEYYKKLVHKPSGRFFHSCSLCISNQGNDVRAFIFGGLNANNKCVQDIFWCYALSNGKWTPIENSLGKIPVARFGHSSTVLNDRWFLLCGGYNFCWYSKSELLDIHAYDINLNTWSSLNVYGTPLVTHHFYGKIIQMDGSGYFFIFGGLCNNEASRRIYKFAPLLASPYFKLLRDKIDEMERKVLHLEKNPLQLLNPSYGRDINEIKGTLSGISFTLARYIQLASDINEKIKISNILAQNNYSQLSHKFEQYNNHYDSLVKRIDQLDSTLSDSDFDVRGENENNLRKSSSSFTLSSEPSVDPAGTTNML, encoded by the exons atgaaatcttcaaacaaatttttgaatgtaaaaaaggaagactcCTACTTGGCCAAGTTTACACATGGAACCATCATATTCGCagataatttatttaaaaagatTGCAAAGCCTTTCACCCATGGAGGTTGGTCAGCTTTGGAGGAGTATGCTGATGATGACAATGTGGAGGCCATCTCTTTCTGTTCGGAGGTGTTACCTTTTTACTATAAATCAGAGTTGATTCATATGGGTGATGTTTTCAACATCCGCTTTGGCCACGCCTGTATTTTCTACAAGAacgacatatacatatatggggGAAACCAACTGAGCGAATCCTTCAACTCCAGGCTGGTTAAGTTCAACACGG AGACACAAATTTTCAGCTTCGTGGAAGAGCGTACGCCCCCGCAGAGCCGGTACTACGCAACGCTGGATTTGGTTCATTCCAGCGCCCTGAGCGAACAGTGCCTGTTCTTGTTTGGAGGCAAGCGGGGAAGCTACATCACCAACGACACCTATATGTTTAATTTAAGTAACAACACTTGGGAGCATATAAAGGTccaattttctcctccccccgTATTTGGACATGTATCTTttaaatacaaaaatattatctTCATCCATGGAG GGAGCATGGGGAATCTAAAGATGAACAATGATATTTGGTGCTAttttgaagaggaaaaaaaatggatgaaaattATGAGCAAGGAGGAGTATTACAAGAAGTTGGTTCATAAACCCAGTGGCAGATTTTTCCATTCGTGTTCTCTGTGTATATCTAACCAGGGGAACGACGTCAGGGCGTTCATCTTCGGAGGGCTCAATGCAAACAACAAGTGCGTTCAGGACATCTTCTGGTGTTACGCCTTAAGTAACGGGAAGTGGACCCCAATTGAAAATTCCCTGGGAAAAATCCCCGTGGCACGATTTGG ACACAGCTCCACCGTCCTGAACGACAGATGGTTCCTCCTCTGCGGGGGGTACAACTTCTGCTGGTACTCCAAGTCGGAACTTCTGG ACATTCACGCGTATGATATAAACTTAAACACCTGGTCATCCCTGAACGTGTACGGCACGCCTCTGGTCACGCACCACTTCTATGGAAAAATCATCCAAATGGACGGGAGCGGatacttcttcatcttcggGGGGCTGTGCAACAACGAAGCGTCCAGAAGGATTTACAAATTCGCACCGCTCCTCGCCTCGCCGTATTTCAa ACTCCTGCGAGACAAGATAGacgaaatggaaaggaaggtCCTTCACTTGGAAAAGAACCCACTGCAGTTACTGAACCCATCTTATGGAAGAGATATAAACGAAATAAAAGGCACCCTCAGTGGAATCTCCTTCACTCTTGCAAGGTACATACAACTGGCTAGCgacataaatgaaaaaataaaaatttcaaacATACTTGCCCAAAATAACTATTCACAACTGTCCCACAAATTTGAACAGTACAATAACCACTATGACTCTCTCGTGAAGAGAATTGATCAGTTGGATAGTACGCTCTCCGATTCGGATTTCGATGTCAGGGGGGAAAATGAGAACAACTTGCGAAAGAGTAGCTCCAGTTTTACTCTATCCAGTGAGCCTAGCGTTGACCCAGCTGGAACGACCAATATGTTGTGA